Proteins encoded together in one Anaerococcus murdochii window:
- a CDS encoding uL1 family ribosomal protein, translating to MNNKFKLTALALALSLGFAGCAQEAGKKVDDAANDAKEKVEEVADDAKDKAKEVKDDAKDAAKDAKDAVEDAVDEAKDKMSDEEFAAAIEGKLVLRRSLKAPHGEGSFARVAVVTDGDKIVDASIDEFQYFDADSDFVGLPNQDEDTEFKSGNAEGKILGSKIMNNDQYSALMKEKAGSTVSIADNYKAIQNFAKGKTIDELKEVVAGAEDGKAIDGVTGATLVDTKGYLEAIIETAESRDNATIFEATNADDIKVQQLFGTAGNKNAITDTFVVLEGDKIIAANIDEYQYIEGKGVPNSDKKFGENFADKEKVLASKLENNDDYSGKMKEIAKATKTLKESLNAIEEFVVGKTPEEIKEVIDGSEPGKPVDAISGATLTSTVGYLEEIYKAATK from the coding sequence ATGAACAATAAATTTAAGTTAACAGCCCTTGCTCTAGCTTTATCACTAGGTTTTGCAGGCTGTGCACAAGAAGCAGGTAAGAAGGTAGACGACGCTGCTAATGACGCTAAGGAAAAGGTAGAAGAAGTCGCAGACGACGCTAAGGACAAGGCAAAGGAAGTCAAAGATGACGCCAAAGACGCTGCAAAAGATGCAAAAGATGCGGTAGAGGATGCAGTAGACGAAGCTAAGGATAAAATGTCTGACGAAGAATTTGCCGCTGCCATAGAAGGCAAATTAGTTCTTAGAAGAAGCCTTAAGGCTCCACACGGCGAAGGCTCTTTCGCAAGAGTAGCTGTAGTTACAGATGGGGACAAAATTGTGGATGCATCAATCGACGAATTCCAATATTTTGACGCTGATTCTGATTTCGTAGGTCTTCCAAACCAAGACGAAGATACAGAATTCAAGTCTGGTAATGCAGAAGGTAAAATCCTTGGCTCAAAGATTATGAATAACGATCAATATTCAGCTTTAATGAAAGAAAAAGCAGGATCAACAGTTTCTATCGCTGATAACTACAAAGCAATCCAAAATTTTGCCAAAGGCAAAACTATAGATGAACTTAAAGAAGTTGTAGCTGGTGCAGAAGATGGCAAGGCTATTGACGGTGTTACAGGTGCAACCCTTGTAGATACAAAGGGCTACCTAGAAGCTATCATCGAAACTGCTGAAAGTCGTGACAACGCAACAATCTTTGAAGCGACAAATGCTGATGATATCAAGGTTCAACAACTATTTGGTACAGCTGGCAACAAGAATGCTATAACAGATACATTTGTAGTCCTTGAAGGCGACAAAATCATCGCTGCAAACATTGATGAATACCAATATATAGAAGGAAAAGGCGTTCCAAACTCTGATAAGAAATTTGGCGAAAACTTTGCTGACAAGGAAAAAGTCCTAGCATCAAAACTAGAAAATAACGATGATTATTCAGGTAAAATGAAAGAAATTGCCAAAGCAACAAAGACTCTTAAGGAAAGCTTAAACGCAATCGAAGAATTCGTAGTTGGTAAAACTCCTGAAGAAATCAAAGAAGTAATCGATGGCAGCGAACCTGGTAAACCAGTAGATGCTATCTCAGGTGCAACACTTACAAGCACAGTTGGCTACCTAGAAGAAATCTACAAAGCAGCTACAAAATAA
- a CDS encoding MATE family efflux transporter, whose amino-acid sequence MTESLENKNRMGTEPIPSLLIKMSLPIIISFLVQSVYNLVDSIFVARLSEKALTAVSLCFPVQNIMIAFAVGTGIGTTALLSRYLGMDDKKRVASIATHGLILATISMLAFVLFGIFFSDFYAKTQSTDPEIIQYTKDYLFVILLFCGGVFFQIFFEKTLQSTGNTVYTMITQGTGAIINIILDPIMIFGLFGFPMLGVRGAALATVIGQISGALVGVIFHTKKNKDVNFEFKGFKFHFENLNMIFSIGLPSIIMSGIGSIVLFFMNAILYTFGSSAVAAYGIMYKLQSFAFMPMFGISNALLAIVSYNFGARKKARIKEAISLAMKASFAIVGLAALLMWIFTGQIFDLFAATDEMRAIGVPMIRIVSLSLIVSIPSVVGVGGIFQALGNWKFPIFQSFLRQVIILLPVFYLFTKTGNLTFSWWAFVVSELVNGIVCVIFIRRDIKNKIDVLPDNL is encoded by the coding sequence ATGACAGAATCTTTAGAAAATAAAAATAGGATGGGAACAGAGCCAATTCCTTCCCTTTTGATAAAAATGAGCCTACCGATAATTATTTCCTTCTTGGTCCAATCAGTCTATAATTTGGTTGACTCGATTTTCGTAGCAAGACTTTCAGAAAAGGCCCTCACAGCTGTTTCCCTTTGCTTTCCTGTCCAAAATATTATGATTGCCTTTGCAGTCGGCACAGGTATCGGAACAACAGCCCTTTTATCAAGATATTTGGGTATGGATGATAAAAAAAGAGTGGCATCAATTGCGACCCACGGGCTTATTCTGGCCACAATTTCTATGTTGGCCTTTGTTTTATTTGGCATATTCTTTTCAGATTTTTATGCAAAAACCCAGTCCACAGACCCAGAGATTATCCAATATACCAAAGACTATCTCTTTGTAATTTTGTTATTTTGCGGGGGAGTATTTTTCCAAATATTTTTCGAAAAAACCCTCCAATCTACAGGTAACACCGTCTATACTATGATAACTCAAGGCACAGGAGCCATTATCAATATAATCCTAGATCCAATTATGATCTTTGGGCTTTTTGGTTTTCCAATGCTTGGTGTAAGGGGAGCGGCCCTTGCAACTGTCATCGGCCAAATAAGCGGGGCCTTGGTTGGAGTGATTTTCCACACCAAGAAAAACAAGGATGTAAACTTTGAATTTAAGGGCTTTAAATTTCATTTTGAAAACCTAAATATGATTTTCTCCATAGGACTTCCTTCGATTATCATGTCGGGAATCGGATCTATTGTCCTATTTTTCATGAACGCCATCCTTTATACCTTCGGCTCTTCAGCTGTAGCTGCTTACGGAATTATGTATAAGCTCCAGTCCTTTGCCTTTATGCCAATGTTTGGGATTTCAAATGCCCTTTTGGCTATAGTTTCCTATAACTTTGGGGCGAGGAAAAAGGCCAGAATCAAGGAAGCAATCAGCCTTGCTATGAAGGCGTCTTTTGCCATTGTTGGTCTTGCTGCCCTATTGATGTGGATTTTCACAGGACAAATTTTTGACCTTTTTGCAGCCACAGACGAGATGAGGGCCATAGGAGTGCCTATGATTAGGATAGTATCACTTTCTCTAATCGTTTCTATTCCTTCAGTTGTAGGTGTTGGTGGGATTTTTCAGGCCCTTGGCAATTGGAAGTTCCCAATCTTCCAGTCCTTTTTAAGGCAGGTAATAATCCTTCTTCCAGTTTTTTATCTCTTTACCAAAACTGGCAACCTAACATTTTCTTGGTGGGCCTTTGTGGTTTCAGAGCTCGTAAATGGGATTGTTTGTGTAATTTTTATTAGAAGAGACATCAAAAACAAGATTGACGTTTTGCCAGATAATCTATAA